One segment of Meiothermus sp. CFH 77666 DNA contains the following:
- a CDS encoding M23 family metallopeptidase gives MRLLAFALLWLGVALAHFATPLPDDKIAPPARQFGLPLQGPPGPDSWLLGQLYGNTTGAYRQRTSAYRAGQGIHFGLDFSARCGTPVVAIGDGVVVEVDGPHGSPPHNLVIDHGNGLASLYGHLLERPPLRVGTRVRRGQVVGKVGDSQFSCTAAPHLHLEIRDSSHQRFFNPIPYIAADWETLTLVGGFSRGFQRDLDDPRRWQYPDQQPQARRGGPLLNNYARAWPATQSSKPALNALANRFAGLPGLALFSSATRLEFTRTSTPRRLTSGGCCVSPLWSPDSRTVLFLDKPNPQSPAALYGVSALEPGPPKPLLPVAHYNPRFTHALLPGRPSLIEQLSDGQRFYLETEGGNVAWSPSSQRLAWNTTQPEGNFDRRRSEVWVALLGGVPQRVATVYGGGLTGWLDEETLLLTGKRAPQEALRNLETLHLPTGERRILARAMGMRSILPSPDGRWVVYYVAFDRSERNGLFAVSRKGEQRKLSWFGSYRWRDSQRLVYIPLVLGQPTHRLFEYDLQNNTARLLADLGAKVLNDQWQVSPDGQRVVFLSSQDRNLWALELP, from the coding sequence ATGCGCCTGCTGGCTTTCGCGTTGCTCTGGCTGGGCGTGGCCCTGGCCCACTTCGCCACGCCCCTGCCTGATGACAAAATTGCGCCTCCAGCACGTCAGTTTGGCCTGCCGCTGCAAGGGCCACCGGGCCCTGATAGCTGGCTTCTGGGGCAGCTTTACGGCAATACCACCGGCGCGTATCGGCAACGTACCAGTGCCTACCGCGCGGGGCAGGGCATTCACTTCGGCCTGGACTTCTCGGCCCGTTGTGGCACCCCTGTGGTAGCCATTGGGGATGGGGTGGTGGTGGAGGTAGATGGGCCGCACGGCTCCCCTCCGCACAACCTGGTGATTGACCACGGCAATGGGCTGGCCAGCCTTTATGGGCATCTGCTCGAGCGCCCTCCACTGCGGGTGGGCACCAGGGTACGGCGCGGGCAGGTAGTGGGCAAGGTAGGCGATTCGCAGTTCAGTTGCACCGCCGCTCCCCACCTGCACTTAGAAATCCGCGACAGCTCCCACCAACGCTTTTTCAACCCGATTCCCTACATCGCTGCCGACTGGGAGACGCTCACTTTGGTGGGGGGGTTCTCGAGGGGTTTTCAGCGCGACCTGGACGACCCCCGCCGCTGGCAGTACCCCGACCAGCAGCCGCAAGCCCGGCGCGGCGGCCCCCTGCTCAACAACTACGCTCGAGCCTGGCCGGCAACACAGAGCAGTAAACCGGCGCTCAATGCTTTGGCAAACCGTTTTGCCGGTTTACCCGGTCTGGCCCTGTTTTCCAGTGCAACACGGCTGGAGTTCACCCGCACCTCTACCCCCCGCCGCCTGACCTCTGGCGGCTGCTGCGTGAGCCCCCTCTGGAGCCCGGACTCCCGTACGGTGCTCTTTCTCGACAAGCCAAACCCCCAAAGCCCCGCTGCACTGTATGGGGTTTCGGCACTGGAGCCTGGCCCCCCCAAACCCCTGCTGCCCGTTGCCCATTACAACCCCCGCTTTACCCATGCCCTGCTGCCCGGAAGGCCCAGTCTGATCGAGCAATTGTCGGATGGGCAACGCTTTTACCTCGAGACCGAGGGCGGCAACGTGGCCTGGTCGCCCAGCAGCCAGCGGCTGGCCTGGAACACCACCCAGCCCGAGGGCAACTTTGACCGGCGTCGCTCGGAGGTCTGGGTCGCCTTGTTGGGGGGAGTGCCCCAGCGCGTGGCCACGGTGTATGGCGGCGGGCTCACGGGCTGGCTGGACGAGGAAACCCTCTTGCTCACGGGCAAACGCGCCCCACAGGAGGCCCTTCGGAACCTCGAGACCCTTCACCTCCCCACCGGGGAGCGCCGCATCCTAGCCCGCGCCATGGGTATGCGCAGCATCCTCCCCAGCCCCGATGGGCGCTGGGTGGTCTACTACGTGGCCTTCGACCGCTCAGAGCGCAATGGTCTTTTTGCCGTCTCCCGCAAGGGCGAACAGCGCAAACTGAGCTGGTTTGGCTCCTACCGCTGGCGGGATAGCCAACGGCTGGTCTACATTCCCCTGGTCTTGGGACAGCCCACCCACCGCCTCTTTGAGTACGACCTGCAAAACAACACCGCCCGCCTGCTGGCCGACCTGGGTGCAAAGGTGCTGAACGACCAGTGGCAGGTCTCGCCCGATGGGCAAAGGGTGGTTTTTTTGAGCAGCCAGGATCGCAACCTGTGGGCGCTCGAGCTGCCCTAA